In a single window of the Acyrthosiphon pisum isolate AL4f chromosome X, pea_aphid_22Mar2018_4r6ur, whole genome shotgun sequence genome:
- the LOC103309575 gene encoding uncharacterized protein K02A2.6-like, whose protein sequence is MKSMARSYFWWPSIDSDIERTAKSCTLCLESRPEPQKCILTKWPKSLHVFERIHLDYLGPINNKMFLIIIDSYSKWPEVFEVDNADTFNTLEKLKETFARFGLPDTIVSDNGTPFTSNEFSQFCETNGIKHLTSPPFHPALKL, encoded by the coding sequence ATGAAGTCAATGGCACGATCATACTTTTGGTGGCCATCAATAGATTCAGATATTGAACGTACAGCTAAAAGTTGCACTCTATGTTTAGAAAGTAGACCTGAaccacaaaaatgtattttaacgaAATGGCCAAAATCATTACATGTTTTTGAGCGCATTCACTTAGACTATTTAGgtcctattaataataaaatgttcttaatCATAATAGATTCTTATAGCAAGTGGCCAGAAGTGTTTGAGGTAGACAATGCTGACACATTCAATACCTTAGAGAAACTTAAGGAAACATTTGCGAGATTCGGTCTTCCTGATACTATTGTCTCTGACAATGGCACCCCCTTCACATCAAATGAGTTCAGCCAATTTTGTGAAACAAATggtattaaacatttaacttcTCCTCCGTTCCACCCTGCTCTAAAATtatga